The following coding sequences are from one Salipiger sp. CCB-MM3 window:
- a CDS encoding DUF1127 domain-containing protein — protein MAAHTLTPDAFDRRLKPGHGLIAACSKIAATFREQADATRTRARLAQLTDRQLDDIGLCRADLQRIGRF, from the coding sequence ATGGCGGCACACACTCTCACGCCAGACGCATTCGACCGTCGCCTTAAGCCGGGTCACGGCTTGATCGCAGCTTGCTCGAAGATCGCAGCAACCTTCCGGGAACAGGCTGATGCGACACGTACACGTGCGCGTCTCGCGCAGCTTACGGATCGGCAGCTCGATGATATCGGGTTGTGCCGGGCGGATCTGCAAAGGATTGGCAGGTTCTGA